Proteins from one Sarcophilus harrisii chromosome 2, mSarHar1.11, whole genome shotgun sequence genomic window:
- the LOC100927888 gene encoding lysyl oxidase homolog 4 produces MWPLPPTCSLILLWLCQVPLSWQQSLESLKLRLVGAGSQPEEGRLEVLHEGQWGTVCDDDFSLLEANVACRQLGFEAALTWAHSAKYGQGEGHIWMDNVRCVGTESSLAECRFNGWGVSDCSHSEDVGVVCHPQSLPSHRSERPSQILGPQGQRLEEVRIKPVLASAKRQNPILEGAVEVKYEGHWRQVCDQDWTMNNSRVVCGMLGFPSEVPVNTHFYRKLWNMKMKDPKSRLRSLTKKNSFWIHRVNCLGTEPHLAKCQVQASPGKGKLRPACPSGMHAVVSCVAGPRFRHPKGKPRRKEVRASRGGEEEGKQPWKGPPGTPRERLLCQRFKTNPLPGFPTEIGASPPSPASQARSPLPSDLLTPGLSLGRARPGRGLAGLMRQWGTVCDRRWNLLSASVL; encoded by the exons ATGTGGCCTCTACCTCCTACTTGTTCTCTGATCCTGCTGTGGCTGTGCCAGGTCCCCCTAAGCTGGCAACAGTCATTAGAATCCCTTAAGCTGCGGCTGGTGGGTGCCGGGAGCCAGCCTGAGGAGGGTCGCCTGGAGGTGCTGCATGAGGGCCAGTGGGGCACCGTGTGCGATGATGACTTCAGCCTCTTGGAGGCCAACGTGGCTTGCCGCCAGCTTGGCTTTGAGGCTGCCCTGACGTGGGCACACAGTGCCAAGTATGGTCAAGGGGAAG GCCACATCTGGATGGATAATGTACGTTGTGTGGGCACTGAGAGCTCCCTGGCAGAGTGCAGGTTCAACGGCTGGGGCGTCAGCGACTGCAGCCACTCTGAAGATGTCGGGGTTGTCTGCCACCCCCAGAGCTTGCCCAGCCACCGCTCAGAGAGGCCATCGCAGATCCTGGGGCCACAG GGACAGCGGCTGGAGGAGGTACGGATCAAGCCCGTGCTGGCCAGCGCAAAACGGCAGAACCCCATTTTGGAGGGTGCTGTGGAGGTGAAATATGAGGGCCACTGGCGGCAGGTGTGCGACCAGGACTGGACCATGAACAACAGCAGAGTGGTCTGCGGGATGCTGGGCTTCCCCAGTGAGGTGCCAGTTAATACCCACTTCTACAG GAAACTCTGGAATATGAAGATGAAAGACCCTAAATCCAG GCTGAGGAGCCTGACCAAGAAGAATTCCTTTTGGATCCACCGGGTGAACTGCCTGGGGACCGAGCCCCACTTGGCTAAATGCCAAGTGCAGGCGTCCCCAGGGAAGGGCAAGTTGCGGCCAGCCTGCCCCTCAGGCATGCATGCTGTGGTCAGCTGTGTGGCAGGACCCCGTTTCCGCCACCCCAAGGGGAAGCCCCGCCGCAAGGAGGTAAGGGCTtccaggggaggggaggaggaaggcaaGCAGCCCTGGAAGGGTCCCCCGGGGACTCCCAGGGAAAGGCTCTTGTGTCAG AGATTTAAAACGAATCCGCTTCCTGGCTTCCCCACCGAAATCGGGGCGTCACCGCCCAGCCCCGCTAGCCAGGCACGGTCCCCGCTTCCAAGCGACCTGCTCACTCCGGGTCTCTCCCTCGGCCGGGCTCGGCCCGGCCGAGGCCTGGCGGGACTGATGAGGCAGTGGGGCACCGTCTGTGACCGCCGCTGGAACCTGCTCTCAGCCAGCGTCCTGTAG